The Desulfobacterales bacterium genome window below encodes:
- a CDS encoding transporter substrate-binding domain-containing protein, which yields MRKKFLIILLMVFIFSNLAYGKNLKIGHDPWAPYTLDVDSEKPGFSIELLKKIFNEYDLQFFLQPYSRAIVEIDNGNLDILPVVYESDFEGKKAIFSEEEVGISLNSFFVRSDSSWTFTGETSLNNQRIGLIHGYTYYEEFITKYLETNKNKAQYLSGVGNIIERSLEKVILKRIDAYFDDTIVVNYTIKKLKFAGIKEIKTNEEPTPLKIVVSNKNSEASKLVEMFDAKIKEMRKNGELKKILDLYGLNDWK from the coding sequence ATGAGAAAAAAATTTTTAATTATTTTGCTTATGGTGTTTATTTTTTCAAATCTTGCGTATGGAAAAAATCTTAAAATAGGTCACGATCCTTGGGCGCCTTATACGTTGGATGTAGATAGTGAAAAACCTGGATTTTCAATAGAACTACTAAAAAAAATTTTTAATGAGTATGATTTACAATTTTTCCTACAACCTTATTCAAGAGCAATTGTTGAAATAGATAACGGAAATTTAGATATTTTACCTGTTGTTTATGAAAGTGATTTTGAAGGTAAAAAAGCTATTTTCTCAGAGGAAGAAGTTGGTATATCGTTAAATTCATTTTTTGTAAGAAGTGATAGTAGCTGGACATTTACGGGAGAAACGTCATTAAATAATCAGAGAATAGGCTTAATCCATGGATATACATATTATGAAGAATTCATAACAAAATATTTGGAAACCAATAAAAATAAAGCACAGTATCTTTCTGGTGTCGGAAACATCATAGAAAGAAGCCTTGAAAAAGTAATTTTAAAAAGAATAGACGCATATTTTGACGATACTATTGTAGTAAATTACACAATAAAAAAATTAAAATTTGCAGGAATTAAAGAAATTAAAACAAACGAAGAACCAACTCCCTTAAAAATAGTGGTATCAAATAAAAATTCAGAAGCAAGTAAATTAGTTGAAATGTTTGATGCAAAAATAAAAGAAATGAGAAAAAACGGAGAATTAAAAAAAATATTAGATCTCTATGGTTTGAATGATTGGAAATAA